The Flavobacterium sp. 102 genomic interval TGGTGTATGACTTAGGAAAGAAAATTACCTTTGCAAAAAAATTGTTTTTCGATTTTTTTGTAGGCTTGTCAAATATAAATCAAAATTTGTGCCTTTTATGCATACTGAAGAAGTTTTTATTCTGGCTATTGAAAGTTCGTGCGATGATACCGCAGCGGCCGTTTTGCGTGGTGACAAGGTGCTATCCAATGTCGTTGCCCGACAAAGTATTCACGAAGAATATGGCGGTGTCGTTCCTGAATTAGCCTCGAGAGCGCACCAACAGAACATCGTTCCCGTGATTGATGTCGCTTTAAAAAAAGCCAATGTGACCAAAGAACAGCTGTCAGCCATTGCTTTTACCCAAGGTCCGGGATTGATGGGTTCACTTTTGGTAGGTTCTTCTTTCGCAAAATCCTTGTCGATGGCGTTGAATATTCCGTTGATTGCCGTGAACCATATGCATGCGCATATTTTGGCTCATTTTATTGACGAAGAAGGTTTTGACAAACCGACATTTCCTTTTTTGGCGTTGACCATTTCGGGTGGCCATACCCAAATTGTAAAAGTAAATGGCTTTTTCAATATGGAAATCATAGGAGAAACTACCGATGACGCTGTGGGAGAAGCATTCGACAAAACCGCTAAAATATTAGGCTTGCCTTATCCGGGCGGACCATTGATAGACCAATTTGCCAAAGAAGGCGATCCTAAAAAATTCCCTTTTACCAAACCTAAAGTGGATGGATTAGACTTCAGTTTCTCCGGTTTGAAAACGCAAATTCTGTATTTTGTTCAGAAAAATGTATTGGCAAACCCAAATTTCATTGAGGAAAACAAGTATGATATTTGTGCTTCAGTGCAAAATGTGATTATCGAAATTTTGATGGACAAATTGAAATTGGCTGTCGCCGAAACCGGAATCAATCAAATCGCGATTGGCGGCGGTGTTTCGGCAAACTCCGGAATCCGTACAACATTAAAAGCGGCCGAAGGAAAATATGGATGGAAAACCTTTATCCCAAAATTTGAATACACGACCGACAATGCCGCCATGATAGGTATTGTGGGCTACCAAAAATATTTACACGACAAATTTACCGATTCGACTGTCGTTTCTAAAGCAAGAATCGAGTTTTAAACTATGCAATTATTCTATAATCCGTCAATCAGCGAAACAGCGACTTCTTTTGTTTTTGACAAAGAAGAAAGCAAGCATATCATCAAAG includes:
- the tsaD gene encoding tRNA (adenosine(37)-N6)-threonylcarbamoyltransferase complex transferase subunit TsaD; the encoded protein is MHTEEVFILAIESSCDDTAAAVLRGDKVLSNVVARQSIHEEYGGVVPELASRAHQQNIVPVIDVALKKANVTKEQLSAIAFTQGPGLMGSLLVGSSFAKSLSMALNIPLIAVNHMHAHILAHFIDEEGFDKPTFPFLALTISGGHTQIVKVNGFFNMEIIGETTDDAVGEAFDKTAKILGLPYPGGPLIDQFAKEGDPKKFPFTKPKVDGLDFSFSGLKTQILYFVQKNVLANPNFIEENKYDICASVQNVIIEILMDKLKLAVAETGINQIAIGGGVSANSGIRTTLKAAEGKYGWKTFIPKFEYTTDNAAMIGIVGYQKYLHDKFTDSTVVSKARIEF